Proteins from a genomic interval of Dama dama isolate Ldn47 chromosome 1, ASM3311817v1, whole genome shotgun sequence:
- the LOC133049853 gene encoding olfactory receptor 5P1-like, giving the protein MKFGNHTSVTEFILLGLTEDPTLCVIFFVVFLGIYAVTLVGNISIIILIRTCSQLHTPMYLFLSHLAFVDSGYATSVTPMMLIGFLRQGVTITAAGCEAQLCFVVMFGTAECFLLAAMAYDRYVAICLPLLYSTHMSPRVCVLLIGVSYLGGCVNAWTFGSCLLTLSFCGPNQIDHFFCDFSPLLKLSCSDVSIIEIITSISSGSILAITVFVIALSYVYILNTILKMRSTEGRHKAFSTCTSHLTAVTLYYGTITFIYVMPKSSYSTDQNKVLSLFYTVLIPMLNPLIYSLRNRDVKEALRKASARIYS; this is encoded by the coding sequence ATGAAGTTTGGAAACCACACCAGTGTGACAGAGTTCATCCTTTTGGGGTTAACAGAGGATCCTACACTTTGTGTCATCTTTTTTGTGGTATTTCTAGGAATCTATGCTGTCACCTTAGTAGGCAAtatcagcataattattttaataagaacCTGTTCCCAGCTTCACACCCCCATGTACCTCTTCCTCAGTCATTTGGCTTTTGTGGACAGTGGGTATGCCACATCTGTCACACCTATGATGCTTATAGGATTTCTGAGACAAGGAGTGACCATCACTGCTGCTGGCTGTGAAGCCCAACTGTGTTTTGTGGTCATGTTTGGGACAGCTGAGTGCTTCCTGCTGGCtgccatggcctatgaccgctatgtggccatctgcttGCCCCTACTCTACTCCACACACATGTCCCCCAGAGTCTGTGTTCTCTTGATTGGGGTATCCTACCTGGGTGGGTGTGTCAATGCTTGGACATTTGGTAGTTGTTTATTGACTCTCTCTTTCTGTGGACCAAATCAGATAGATCACTTTTTCTGTGATTTCTCCCCTCTGTTGAAACTTTCCTGCTCAGATGTCTCCATCATTGAAATTATCACTTCCATTTCTTCTGGATCTATCCTTGCCATTACAGTATTTGTCATTGCTCTCTCTTATGTCTATATCCTCAACACCATCCTGAAGATGCGCTCCACTGAAGGGAGACAcaaggccttctccacctgcacCTCTCACCTCACCGCAGTCACTCTCTACTATGGAACGATTACCTTCATTTATGTGATGCCCAAATCCAGCTACTCAACTGACCAGAACAAAGTGCTGTCTCTGTTCTACACAGTGTTGATCCCCATGTTGAACCCCCTCATCTACAGTCTGAGGAACAGAGATGTAAAGGAGGCCCTGAGAAAGGCAAGTGCCAGAATATATTCTTAG